The Immundisolibacter cernigliae genome has a window encoding:
- the lpxB gene encoding lipid-A-disaccharide synthase: protein MNSGRLRVGLIAGEPSGDALGAALIGALRRQMPHVECFGVAGPAMRAAGCRALYPAEDLAVMGIVEVLAHLPRLLRIRRGLLRQLRADPPDVLVGIDAPDFNLPVEARLRRAGVRTVHYVSPSVWAWRERRVKQIAAAVDRMLTLFPFEARFYERHGVPVTQVGHPLQATLRPIDPAVARAALGLPPPGPNSLPVLALLPGSRAGEYRRLAPLFLATAQWLREQGRPCHLLLPLVNQAARTAVEAQLRRTGAGLSCTLIDGRAQEVMAAADAVLLASGTATLEAMLLGRPMVVAYRLAPLTYAIARRLVRTPHVAIPNLLAGRAVVPEFIQHAATPAALGAAIAHLLEPATGAAMRAELAALRPPQTEDPAELAARAVLEVAGWT, encoded by the coding sequence ATGAATTCCGGCCGGCTGCGGGTCGGTCTGATTGCCGGCGAACCCTCCGGCGACGCCCTGGGCGCGGCGCTGATCGGCGCCTTGCGTCGGCAAATGCCGCACGTGGAGTGCTTCGGCGTGGCTGGACCCGCCATGCGCGCGGCCGGCTGCAGGGCGCTGTATCCGGCCGAAGACCTGGCGGTGATGGGCATCGTCGAGGTGCTGGCGCATCTGCCGCGCCTGCTGCGCATCCGCCGCGGCCTGCTGCGTCAGCTGCGCGCCGACCCGCCGGACGTGCTGGTCGGCATCGACGCGCCCGATTTCAATCTGCCGGTCGAGGCGCGCCTGCGCCGGGCCGGCGTCCGCACCGTGCATTACGTCAGCCCGTCGGTATGGGCCTGGCGCGAGCGGCGGGTGAAGCAGATTGCCGCCGCGGTCGATCGCATGCTGACGCTGTTTCCCTTCGAGGCGCGCTTCTACGAGCGGCACGGTGTGCCGGTAACGCAGGTCGGACACCCGCTGCAGGCGACGCTGCGGCCCATCGACCCGGCCGTCGCCCGGGCCGCGCTGGGCCTGCCGCCGCCCGGACCGAATTCGCTGCCGGTGCTGGCGCTGCTGCCCGGCAGCCGGGCCGGCGAGTACCGGCGTCTGGCGCCGTTGTTTCTGGCCACCGCGCAGTGGCTGCGCGAGCAGGGTCGGCCCTGTCATCTGCTGCTGCCGCTGGTGAATCAGGCCGCCCGTACTGCGGTCGAGGCCCAGCTGCGCCGCACCGGCGCGGGCCTGTCCTGCACGCTGATCGATGGCCGCGCGCAGGAGGTGATGGCCGCCGCCGATGCGGTCCTGCTGGCATCGGGCACGGCCACGCTGGAGGCGATGCTGCTGGGGCGGCCCATGGTGGTCGCTTATCGCCTGGCGCCATTGACCTACGCCATCGCACGCCGCCTGGTGCGCACGCCGCACGTGGCCATCCCGAACCTGCTGGCCGGCCGCGCGGTGGTGCCGGAGTTCATCCAGCACGCGGCGACACCGGCCGCGCTTGGCGCCGCGATCGCCCACCTGCTGGAACCGGCCACCGGCGCCGCCATGCGCGCCGAGCTGGCGGCGCTGCGCCCCCCGCAGACCGAGGACCCCGCCGAACTGGCAGCGCGCGCCGTACTGGAGGTGGCCGGATGGACCTGA
- the lpxA gene encoding acyl-ACP--UDP-N-acetylglucosamine O-acyltransferase: MIDPTARIHPDARLAPDIEVGPYAVIGPQVRIGEGCVIGPHTVITGSTHIGRSNRIFQFASIGEIPQDKKYHAGEDSRLEIGDGNTIREFCTINCGTAGGGGLTRIGDDNWLMAYVHIAHDCLIGNHTIFANSSSLAGHVLVEDHVILGGFALVHQFCALGAHSFLAASSVVLKDVPPFVMAEGNSARPRGINTEGLRRRGFSAQDLTAIRGAYKTLYRSGLRLQDALAVLDGESDCEHLATIAAFVRRSQRGIIR, from the coding sequence GTGATCGACCCCACCGCCCGCATCCACCCGGATGCCCGCCTGGCACCGGACATCGAGGTCGGCCCCTACGCCGTGATCGGCCCGCAGGTGCGCATCGGCGAAGGCTGCGTGATCGGCCCGCACACGGTCATCACCGGCAGCACCCACATCGGGCGCAGCAACCGCATCTTCCAGTTCGCGTCCATCGGCGAGATTCCGCAGGACAAGAAGTACCACGCCGGTGAGGACAGCCGGCTCGAAATCGGCGACGGCAACACCATCCGCGAGTTCTGCACCATCAACTGCGGCACCGCTGGCGGCGGCGGGCTAACGCGCATCGGCGACGACAACTGGCTGATGGCCTATGTGCACATCGCCCATGACTGCCTGATCGGCAACCACACCATCTTTGCCAATTCGTCCTCGCTGGCCGGCCACGTGCTGGTCGAGGACCACGTCATCCTGGGCGGCTTTGCGCTGGTGCACCAGTTCTGCGCCCTGGGCGCGCACAGCTTTCTGGCGGCCAGTTCCGTGGTGCTCAAGGACGTGCCGCCGTTCGTCATGGCCGAGGGCAACTCAGCCCGCCCGCGCGGCATCAACACCGAGGGTCTGCGCCGGCGCGGTTTCAGCGCCCAGGACCTGACCGCCATCCGGGGCGCCTACAAGACGCTCTACCGCAGCGGCCTGCGCCTGCAGGACGCCCTGGCGGTGCTCGACGGGGAAAGCGACTGCGAGCACCTGGCGACCATCGCCGCCTTCGTGCGCCGGTCGCAACGCGGCATCATTCGGTGA
- the fabZ gene encoding 3-hydroxyacyl-ACP dehydratase FabZ, translating into MSEPETLNATEIMRLLPHRYPFLLLDRVLELLPGERLVAIKNVTISEPFFPGHFPNYPVMPGVLIVEAMAQASAVLGFRSTGTSAQDDNVYLFVGIDKARFRQAVQPGDQLRIEVHLKRAVRGIWMFTCSASVDGTEVASAEIMCTLKAVS; encoded by the coding sequence ATGAGCGAGCCGGAAACCCTGAACGCCACCGAGATCATGCGCCTGCTGCCGCACCGCTACCCGTTCCTGCTGCTGGACCGGGTGCTGGAACTGCTGCCCGGCGAGCGGCTGGTCGCCATCAAGAACGTCACCATCAGCGAACCGTTCTTCCCGGGCCATTTCCCGAACTACCCGGTCATGCCCGGCGTGCTGATCGTGGAGGCCATGGCGCAGGCCAGCGCCGTGCTCGGGTTTCGCTCCACCGGCACCAGCGCCCAGGACGACAACGTGTACCTGTTCGTGGGCATCGACAAGGCGCGTTTTCGCCAGGCCGTGCAGCCGGGCGATCAGCTGCGCATCGAGGTGCATCTGAAGCGCGCCGTGCGCGGCATCTGGATGTTCACCTGCAGCGCCAGTGTGGACGGGACCGAGGTCGCATCGGCCGAGATCATGTGCACGCTCAAGGCCGTCTCGTGA
- the lpxD gene encoding UDP-3-O-(3-hydroxymyristoyl)glucosamine N-acyltransferase, translating into MRLSELAQRVGGSVEGDGDRELDGVATLARAGAAQLSFFVNRRYRRQLTDTRAGAVVLAPDDRELFAGPRLIADNPYLAFARAAALLHPLPVPAPGVDPSARIHADARLGRNVQVQARAIIEAGVHVGDGAQIGAGCYLGEGVVVGAGSRLAPRVTLLAGTQLGARCLIHPGAVLGADGFGLANDRGVWVKVPQLGRVVVGDDVEIGANTTIDRGALDDTLIGNGVKLDNLIQVAHGVRIGDHTAIAACVGISGSTVIGRHCVIGGGVGFVGHLEICDGVTVTGMSMVAQSITRPGVYSGIPAEEARRWRRNIGRFHQLDELARRLLRLERTSKDPHE; encoded by the coding sequence ATGCGCCTGAGCGAGCTGGCGCAGCGGGTCGGTGGCAGTGTCGAGGGCGATGGCGATCGCGAGCTGGACGGCGTCGCCACGCTAGCCAGGGCCGGCGCGGCGCAGCTGAGTTTTTTCGTCAACCGCCGCTATCGCAGGCAACTGACAGACACCCGCGCCGGCGCGGTGGTGCTGGCGCCGGACGACCGGGAGTTGTTCGCCGGCCCGCGGCTGATCGCCGACAATCCGTACCTGGCCTTTGCCCGGGCGGCGGCCTTGCTGCACCCGCTGCCAGTGCCGGCACCCGGCGTCGATCCGTCGGCGCGGATTCACGCCGACGCCAGGCTCGGCCGGAACGTGCAGGTGCAGGCGCGGGCGATCATCGAGGCCGGCGTGCACGTGGGCGATGGCGCGCAAATCGGCGCCGGTTGCTACCTCGGCGAAGGTGTCGTTGTCGGTGCCGGCTCACGCCTGGCGCCGCGGGTCACGCTGCTGGCCGGCACGCAGCTCGGCGCCCGCTGCCTGATTCATCCGGGCGCCGTGCTCGGAGCCGACGGCTTCGGTCTGGCCAACGACCGCGGCGTGTGGGTCAAGGTGCCGCAGCTGGGCCGGGTGGTGGTCGGCGACGATGTCGAGATCGGCGCCAACACCACCATCGACCGCGGCGCGCTGGACGACACGCTGATCGGCAACGGCGTCAAGCTCGACAACCTGATCCAGGTGGCGCACGGCGTGCGGATCGGCGATCACACGGCGATTGCCGCCTGCGTCGGCATCTCCGGCAGCACCGTCATCGGCCGCCACTGCGTGATCGGCGGCGGTGTGGGCTTCGTCGGGCACTTGGAAATTTGCGACGGTGTGACCGTGACCGGCATGTCCATGGTCGCGCAATCGATCACCCGTCCGGGCGTGTACTCGGGCATCCCGGCCGAGGAGGCCCGCCGCTGGCGGCGCAATATCGGCCGCTTTCATCAGCTCGACGAACTGGCGCGGCGGCTGCTGCGCCTGGAACGCACGTCCAAGGATCCACACGAATGA
- a CDS encoding OmpH family outer membrane protein — protein MTRMRGWVLGLLGSLLLTPALAADLKVGYVNASALLQASPQAEVVQKKLRDEFTPRRQQLESRAKRLEQQEQDLSKNGLMLSEDQRKAKEREIIDGRRELKHAQDEFQDDLRIRQSEEVGKLREQLLGAVEKFAKANSYDLILYEGVIYASDALNVTDQVLALLKNPAKP, from the coding sequence ATGACACGGATGCGGGGATGGGTACTGGGGCTGCTGGGCAGCCTGTTGTTGACGCCGGCGCTGGCGGCGGACCTGAAGGTCGGTTACGTCAATGCGTCGGCCCTGCTGCAGGCCTCGCCGCAGGCCGAGGTGGTGCAGAAAAAACTGCGTGACGAATTCACGCCGCGCCGCCAGCAGCTCGAATCGCGCGCCAAGCGTCTGGAGCAGCAGGAGCAGGACCTGTCCAAGAACGGCCTGATGCTCAGCGAGGACCAGCGCAAGGCCAAGGAGCGCGAGATCATCGACGGCCGGCGCGAGCTCAAGCACGCCCAGGACGAGTTCCAGGACGACCTGCGCATCCGCCAGTCGGAGGAAGTCGGCAAGCTGCGCGAGCAGCTGCTCGGTGCGGTCGAGAAGTTCGCCAAGGCCAACAGCTACGACCTCATCCTGTACGAAGGCGTCATCTACGCCAGTGACGCGCTGAACGTCACCGACCAGGTGCTGGCGCTGCTCAAGAACCCGGCCAAGCCCTGA
- the bamA gene encoding outer membrane protein assembly factor BamA: MLCLQVLQTSAQAAAEDAFTVRDIRLNGLQRISPGAVLIALPLRVGDRFDPQRSSAIIRALFQTEFFSDVQLDRDGDVLVINVVERPSIAELNITGNKDIKTEDLQKGLREAGLATGRVFVPSALDQLRQELQRQYYANGKYGMKVDTEVKDLPRNRVRIDITIAEGDVARIRQINIVGNQVFDDETLRGAFELSTPNLLSFITGNDKYSRQKLAGDLEKLHAFYLDRGYLDFDIKSTQVAITPDKREIYITVNVTEGQQYTVDEVKLSGNLVVEPEELVKLVQLRPGDTFSRKKMTQTSDAISERLGEAGYAFANVNPSPEIDKQNATAKLTFFVDPGKRAYVRRISFAGNEKTADEVMRREMRQLEATTFSSAAVERSRVRLERLGFFEDVTVETPAVPGSPDQVDVNFTVKERPSGSISAGVGFGQGSGLLLNAAVTQNNFLGTGDSVSVNFSNSDYSRVYSVAHTNPYATVDGVSRSVSAFLRSTDAADANLTEYDTDSLGGSWGYNVPLSEFSAFGFGVAVEKTKIGTGAFTSTEVLDFINDNGDNYNIFKLNASLARDTRNRAIFPDRGMLRRVSGEIAAPIGDLQFYKLNFTEQHHFPFNDTVSLLLSGTLGYGDGYGDTTELPFFENFFAGGFRTLRGFKDNTLGPRTFSAFTDDDGDPFGGDRLILGRTELFFPVPFMDQQSKNFRMSVFGDAGNVFGADDPVKLGELRYSTGVAAVWISPFGAISIAIAQPFNDGPLDETQRFQFSLGAGF, from the coding sequence ATGCTGTGCCTGCAGGTACTCCAAACCTCGGCGCAGGCAGCAGCGGAAGATGCGTTCACGGTTCGCGACATCCGGCTGAACGGCCTGCAGCGCATCTCCCCCGGCGCGGTGCTGATCGCGCTGCCGCTGCGGGTGGGTGACCGCTTCGATCCGCAGCGCTCCAGCGCCATCATCCGGGCCTTGTTCCAGACCGAGTTTTTCAGCGACGTGCAGCTGGACCGCGACGGCGACGTGCTGGTCATCAACGTCGTCGAGCGACCGTCGATCGCCGAGCTGAACATCACCGGCAACAAGGACATCAAGACCGAGGATCTGCAAAAAGGCCTGCGCGAAGCGGGCCTGGCCACCGGCCGGGTGTTCGTGCCGTCGGCGCTGGACCAGCTGCGCCAGGAACTGCAGCGCCAGTACTACGCCAACGGCAAGTACGGCATGAAGGTCGACACCGAGGTCAAGGATCTGCCGCGCAACCGCGTGCGAATCGACATCACCATCGCCGAGGGCGACGTCGCGCGCATTCGCCAGATCAACATCGTCGGCAACCAGGTGTTCGACGACGAAACCCTGCGCGGGGCCTTCGAGCTGTCGACGCCGAACCTGCTCAGCTTCATCACCGGCAACGACAAGTACTCGCGCCAGAAGTTGGCCGGCGATCTTGAGAAGCTGCACGCGTTCTATCTGGACCGCGGTTATCTGGATTTCGACATCAAGTCCACGCAGGTCGCCATCACCCCGGACAAGCGCGAGATCTACATCACGGTCAACGTGACCGAGGGTCAGCAGTACACGGTCGATGAGGTCAAGTTGTCCGGCAACCTGGTGGTCGAGCCAGAGGAACTGGTCAAGCTGGTCCAGCTGCGCCCGGGCGACACCTTCTCGCGCAAGAAGATGACCCAGACCAGCGACGCCATCTCGGAGCGCCTGGGCGAGGCCGGCTATGCCTTCGCCAACGTCAACCCATCACCGGAAATCGACAAGCAGAACGCCACCGCCAAGCTGACCTTTTTCGTCGATCCGGGCAAGCGTGCCTACGTGCGCCGGATCAGCTTCGCCGGCAACGAGAAGACTGCCGACGAGGTGATGCGCCGGGAAATGCGCCAGCTGGAAGCCACCACTTTCTCGTCGGCGGCCGTGGAGCGCTCGCGGGTGCGCCTGGAGCGGCTGGGCTTCTTCGAGGACGTGACCGTGGAAACGCCGGCCGTGCCGGGCAGTCCGGATCAGGTGGACGTCAACTTCACGGTCAAGGAGCGGCCGTCCGGCAGCATCTCGGCCGGCGTCGGCTTTGGCCAGGGCAGCGGCCTGCTGCTGAACGCCGCCGTGACGCAGAACAACTTCCTGGGCACCGGCGACAGCGTCAGCGTCAATTTCAGCAACAGCGACTATTCGCGGGTCTACAGCGTCGCTCACACGAATCCGTATGCCACCGTGGATGGGGTGTCACGCTCGGTCAGCGCGTTCCTACGCTCCACCGACGCCGCGGACGCCAATCTGACCGAGTACGACACCGACTCGCTGGGCGGCTCCTGGGGCTACAACGTGCCGCTGTCGGAGTTCAGTGCCTTCGGGTTTGGCGTGGCGGTCGAGAAGACCAAAATCGGTACCGGTGCGTTCACCTCCACCGAGGTGCTCGACTTCATCAACGACAACGGCGACAACTACAACATCTTCAAGCTGAATGCGAGCCTGGCGCGCGACACTCGCAACCGTGCCATTTTCCCGGACCGGGGCATGCTGCGCCGCGTCTCTGGCGAGATCGCGGCGCCCATCGGCGATCTTCAGTTCTACAAGCTGAACTTCACCGAGCAGCACCATTTCCCGTTCAACGACACAGTCAGCCTCCTGCTCAGCGGCACCCTGGGCTACGGTGACGGCTACGGCGACACCACCGAGTTGCCGTTCTTCGAGAACTTCTTCGCCGGTGGTTTCCGCACCCTGCGCGGGTTCAAGGACAACACGCTCGGTCCGCGCACCTTTAGTGCCTTCACCGATGACGACGGTGATCCTTTCGGCGGCGACCGCCTGATTCTGGGACGGACCGAGCTGTTCTTCCCGGTGCCGTTCATGGACCAGCAGAGCAAGAATTTCCGCATGTCGGTGTTTGGTGATGCCGGTAACGTGTTCGGCGCGGACGACCCTGTCAAGCTGGGTGAGCTACGTTACTCGACCGGCGTAGCGGCGGTGTGGATCTCGCCATTTGGCGCCATTTCCATCGCCATTGCGCAGCCGTTCAACGATGGCCCGCTGGACGAAACACAGCGTTTCCAGTTCAGCCTGGGCGCCGGGTTCTAG
- the rseP gene encoding RIP metalloprotease RseP produces MLNLLWSVGAFLVAIGVLVSVHEYGHFWAARRVGVRVLRFSVGFGKPLWRRVDRHGTEFVIAALPLGGYVKMLDETEAPVPPEQLDQAFNRKPVWARMAVVAAGPIANLLLAWLLYWAMFMVGTYGQRPVVGQVAPDTPAASAGFQSGDELRAVDGRSVRTWEDAVLTLLPAAIDGRLVAVQVQTADAPGVVRERRLDLSGIDYRAEDPDVMRRLGLAWRGPRVAAQVGEVIADGAAARAGVQVGDVLLTVNDKPLADWGDWVEIVRASPEQPLRLRLRREGTELELTLTPQAVDDAGTRIGRVGLAPQPVSAQFDDYYLRLRYGPLESAGEALGKLRDMTVLTGEVIGRMLSGSASSRNISGPLSIAEFAGQSARLGAAQFLSFLGLVSLSLGLLNLLPVPVLDGGHLLYYSAELVRGRPLPERVRAAGQQIGLVALLALTVLAFYNDITRLLFRS; encoded by the coding sequence ATGCTGAATCTGCTGTGGTCGGTGGGTGCGTTTCTGGTCGCCATCGGCGTGCTGGTGAGCGTGCACGAGTATGGACACTTCTGGGCCGCGCGCCGGGTCGGGGTCAGGGTGCTGCGTTTCTCGGTCGGCTTTGGCAAGCCCCTGTGGCGGCGCGTGGACCGCCACGGCACGGAATTCGTGATCGCCGCCCTGCCGCTGGGCGGCTACGTCAAGATGCTGGACGAAACCGAGGCGCCGGTGCCGCCCGAGCAGCTCGACCAGGCCTTCAACCGCAAGCCGGTGTGGGCACGCATGGCAGTCGTGGCCGCCGGACCGATTGCCAACCTGCTGCTGGCCTGGCTGCTGTACTGGGCCATGTTCATGGTGGGTACCTACGGCCAGCGCCCGGTAGTGGGACAGGTGGCGCCCGACACGCCGGCCGCCAGCGCGGGATTTCAGAGTGGCGATGAACTGCGCGCGGTGGATGGCCGGTCCGTGCGCACCTGGGAAGACGCCGTGCTGACGCTCTTGCCGGCGGCCATCGACGGCCGGCTGGTGGCGGTGCAGGTGCAGACGGCGGATGCACCCGGCGTTGTCCGGGAGCGGAGGCTGGATTTGTCGGGCATCGACTACCGTGCCGAGGATCCGGACGTGATGCGTCGCCTGGGCCTTGCCTGGCGTGGGCCGCGCGTCGCGGCGCAGGTCGGCGAGGTCATCGCCGATGGCGCGGCGGCGCGGGCCGGAGTCCAGGTGGGCGACGTTCTGCTCACCGTCAACGACAAGCCCCTTGCCGACTGGGGCGACTGGGTCGAGATCGTGCGCGCCAGCCCGGAGCAGCCCCTGCGCCTGCGCCTGCGGCGCGAGGGCACCGAACTCGAACTGACCCTGACACCGCAGGCCGTCGACGATGCCGGCACGCGCATCGGGCGCGTCGGCCTGGCGCCACAGCCGGTGAGCGCACAGTTCGACGACTACTACCTGCGCCTGCGCTACGGACCGCTCGAGAGCGCCGGTGAGGCGCTCGGCAAGCTGCGCGACATGACCGTGCTGACCGGCGAGGTCATCGGGCGCATGCTCAGCGGCAGCGCCTCGAGTCGCAACATCAGCGGACCGCTGTCGATCGCCGAATTCGCCGGCCAAAGTGCGCGCCTGGGCGCCGCGCAGTTCCTGTCTTTCCTGGGCCTGGTCAGCCTGTCCCTGGGACTGCTCAATCTGCTGCCGGTGCCGGTTCTGGACGGCGGACACTTGCTGTACTATTCCGCCGAATTGGTGCGGGGGCGGCCCTTGCCGGAGCGGGTCCGGGCGGCCGGCCAGCAGATCGGCCTGGTGGCCCTGCTGGCACTCACCGTGCTTGCCTTCTATAACGACATCACGCGGCTCCTGTTTCGTTCTTGA